A stretch of DNA from Paenibacillus albus:
TAATAAAATGTGCTGTCAGTTGCGGCAAATAAACTGCTGGGTAATTCTCCACCTTCTATATGCCATGCGATGTCAAATTGTGCGGAGCTTGTCAATGAAGCATGAACGATGCGGTCAGCAGTCTCAAATTGAATCGATTTGGCCTGCAGGGAGAGCCCTTCTTCCGATGCGGCAGCAGATGAAGCATTTAATAGAACAGACAATGCTAATAGGAGTAACAATCGCTTGTGTCGCAACCGGATGCCTACTTTCTAAGGGATAGTCTAGCAAAGATATGGTCTACTTTATCACATCGATAGGTAAAAAGAAGCAGTTTACCCTGCCAGAATCGCAGAATATAGTATAATTAAGAAAAGTTTAATAAGTTCAAATGAGCAGGGAAGATTCTAGTCACAAGAGGCAAGGTAGGAAAGTCACAGGGCGGCTTGTGGAGTTCCCTGGTGGTAAGATTGAAGCGGATGAGACAGTTGAAGATTGCCTGTAGAGAAGCGTGGTGGCTTCAACGATCGGATCTATCTGATCGAGGTTCATGATGCTTGATATTAAGCTAGCTTACTTATTCGATAAAGACTCAACTGAAAAAGTTGATTGGATACACTCTCAACCTCGGCAGCTCCGGCTCATGCAGCTTCCTCTTCATAAATCGAAATATCCCAATCAGCACTACGACCGTCGCCGGATAGAAGGCAATGGAATAATAGAGCTTCACTTCTTTGAACAGAATGCTGCGAAACACCGTCATGCATGCGACTAGAAAAGGCAGTGTGACTACCCATAGCGCGATCGTCCACCAAACCCGCCAATCGGCATGTATGAGTATTCCGGATACATCATCCAGCCCATCAAGCGAAGATAAGAGGAGGATGAAGCCAATATACAAACCGACCTTTCGCAGGAAGATGCACATCCGAAGCAGTAGCTGAAGGAACACGACTATAAGCAGAGGGTATAACACCATTCGATTAAGGAGATGTACAGCCTTAGGAGTAAACGTGTCGGAAAGCGATCCACCAGCACATGAAGATTTCCAGAATGTGATTCGTCTTTCTTGTTTTCATGAATAGGAATAGAACAGCTATGTTCAGCAAGATATACATTAACAGAAGCATCGCTTAAAACCCTTTGTTACTCACGATATAATACCTCATCAGAATATCCAGTTTTTCAAACCAATTCCTTATGCATGCCGGTCCCTCGTTCGTTGACGCCTCCGCAAACTCTAAGTTAAGATAATCAAGCAACTTGCAGGTCGATTTCAGCAGGAGTAAGGAGACAGACTATGTCCAACATCCAACAAGACCCTAATCCATATTCCATCGAATATGCCCGGAAGCTCGACGAACAAGATGAGCTTGCTCCATTTCGCAATGAATTTTACTTAAGTCCGGACTCCATCTATATGGACGGCAATTCGCTCGGTCTACTCTCCAAGCGTGCCGAGCAGACGCTGCTCGAGGTTTTAAATGCTTGGAAGATTCAAGGTATCGACGGCTGGACGCAAGGTGCGCATCCGTGGTTCTACCTCTCCGAGAAGCTGGCAGCCATGAGTGCGCCGCTCGTGGGAGCTGACGCAGAAGAAGTGATTGTAACGGGTTCGACAACCGTGAATCTCCACCAATTGGTCGCTACCTTCTATAAGCCGCAAGGCATACGCACGAAGATTCTCGCGGATGAGCTGAATTTCCCTTCAGACATCTACGCGCTGCAAAGCCAGCTGAAGCTGTATGGCTACGATCCGGATGAGCATCTTGTTCGAGTAGCCAGCCGCGACGGACGCTTCCTCCATGAAGATGACATCATCGCTGCGATGACGGATGAGATTGCGCTGATTGTGCTGCCGGCGGTGCTTTACCGGAGCGGGCAAGTGCTTGATATGAAGCGCCTGACAGCTGAAGCGCACGCGCGCGGCATTCTGATTGGTTTTGACGGATGCCATTCGGTAGGATCGATCCCTCACCAATTTAGCGAATGGGAAGTGGATTTTGCCTTCTGGTGCAACTATAAATACCTTAACAGCGGACCGGGCGGCACAGCGAGTCTGTACGTCAACCGCAAGCACCACGGGACATCCCCGGGTCTTGCAGGCTGGTTCGGTTCGCGCAAAGATAAGCAGTTCGACATGGAACATCAATTCCACCAAGCGGAGACTGCGGGCGCATTCCAGATCGGGACGCCGAACATTCTAAGCATGGCGCCGCTCCTCGGTTCGCTCGAGCTGTTCGCGGAAGCGACGCTTGAGAAGCTGCGTCAGAAGTCGCTGCACATCACGCGTTATATGATGGATCTCATCGAGCATGAGCTCAGCACGTTCAACTTCACAATTGGCAATCCGCTAGAGGATGAACGCAGAAGCGGGCATGTGAGCCTCGAGCATCAAGACGCCGCGCGGATCTGCAAAGCGCTCAAGGAACTGCAGCATATCGTGCCGGATTTCCGCGCTCCGAACATCATTCGTCTCGCGCCGGTTCCGCTCTACACGAGCTACAGTGATGTATGGGAAACGGTGCAGCGGCTGAAAACCATCATGGCGGATAAGCAATACGAGAAATTCGCCAATACGCGCGATGTTGTCGCATAGGATGGAGAGAGGAGCGCAAAAGAGATGACCTTGATCGATATTTCTCGTCCATTGATGAATGGGACGCCGACTTGGCCGGGGGATACAGCGTTCAATTATGAAGTGAGCTGGTCCAAGGAGCAAAACGGCTCGGTGAACGTAGGCAAGCTGACGATGAGCATTCATACGGGGACGCATGTGGATTCTCCGTTTCATTTTGACAATGATGGCCGCAAAATCACGGATCTCGACCTGCAGCTATACATCGGGTCGGCGCGGATGATTGATGTTTCTGGCCGCTCGAGTGTCGGTGCGGAGGATCTGGCCGCGTTCGATCTCGATGGCGTTACCCGTCTGCTGCTGCGCACGAGCTCGTGGACGAATCCGGATGAGTTTCCAGCACAAATCACGTATCTTAGGGCGGATATCGCGCCATTCCTACAGTCGAAAGGCATCCGCCTCATCGGCGTCGATGTCCCTTCGGTCGATCCGCTCGACAGCAAGGAGCTTGCGGCCCACCACGGCCTGCACTCGCATGACATTCACATCCTGGAAGGGCTTGCCCTCGATCACGTCGCCCCAGGAGATTACGAACTCATCGCGCTTCCGCTCCCGCTTGTAGAAGCGGACGGCAGTCCCGTGCGAGCCGTGCTTCGACCATACACAACCTAGAAAAAAGGAGCTAAGAACAGATGGCCGACACGCCTGCACCGCAAAATCCGAACAACGAAAATCTCGTTTCTGACTTCTCGAAGTCGATGTCATACGGCGATTATCTGCACCTTGACCAAATTCTGTCCAGCCAGCACCGACTGTCTGGTCATCATGACGAAATGCTGTTCATCATCATCCACCAAGCCAGCGAGCTATGGATGAAGCTGATCCTGCATGAGTTGAACGCCGCACGCAGCTGTGTTCAGCAAAACAACTTGGAGCCGGCTTTCAAAATGCTCTCACGCGTCTCTAGAATCCAACAGCAGCTCATCCAATCGTGGGATGTTTTGTCCACGCTGACGCCTGCGGAGTACATGGAGTTTCGGCATGCGCTCGGCAGCTCCTCCGGCTTCCAATCCTATCAGAATCGCCTGATTGAATTCGTGCTGGGACTCAAGAAGCCAAGCGTGCTCGCCGTCTACGAGCATCAACAGGAGCTGCATAAGCAGCTAACCGATGCGATGAATGAGCCGAGCATCTATGATGCGGCAATTGGAGCGCTTGCGGCGCGCGGCCTTCCCATCGACCCCGAATACTTGCAGCGCGATTGGTCGCAGCCATACGTGGAGAACGACAGCGTCAGAGAAGCATGGCTGACGGTATACCGCGATGTCGAGCAATACTGGGATCTATATGAGCTAGCTGAGAAGCTCGTCGATATCGACAGCCGCCAGCAGCAGTGGCGCTTCAACCATATGGGAACGGTGGAGCGGGTCATCGGTTTCAAACGCGGCACTGGAGGTTCGTCCGGCGTTGATTATTTGAAGCATATCGTGAGCCAGCGGCATTTTCCGGAATTGTGGAGTCTTCGCACGGTACTATAGTCAGTAACGGTTGTAACAGCTTATAGAGCAGATTAACGCCTATCCGTGATAGGTGTTTTTTTGTGTATAATTAGGCATTGGAAACGAATTGAAAAGGTTTACAAAGGAGGTGCGAAACCATGAACGATGTCCTAACGAGCTTACAGCGAGATCGACTGACTCAGCAGGTAGCGAGCGAATACGGCTTTGAAGAGGTACGTATCGTGTCCTTCTTCGAAGGCTATGGCTCGCGATTCGTCGCTTTGCTTCACACGAACGAAGGCAAGTATGTGTTGAAAGCGAATGATCACTCGGCCGTGCATACCAAGGTGGCTCCCGTTTACGAGCATTTGCGCGCCAGCGGCTTTGAAGGCATGATTGATTTACGCAGCACCGCTGCCGGCGGACTGTTTATCGAATTCGAAGTCGAAAGGAATTCCGACGATACGACCTGCTATCTGTATCCGTTTATTGAAGGGACAAGTCTTAGCGGAAGCTCGGAGCTGTTTGTCGGAGTCGGCCATACGCTTGGTCGGCTTCATAGCATCGAAGCTGCACCGGAATTGCCGTATTGGGATTTGGATTCGCTGATCGGTGACATCGTCAATGACCGGCTGCCGAATGTCCCCGAGCCCTATCGGTCGAACCTGCTTGAACTTCCGCCGGGCTTCTCCAAGCTGACCATGCTGCCTCGATCAATCATCCATGGAGATGTAGGAGAGAGTAATGGCGTATATGATGCAGTCAGCAATCGCGTCATTCTAATCGATTGGGACGGCTGCGGCATCGCACCGCGAATAATTGATGCAGCTTATCCGCTGTTCGGGCTGCTGGACGATCAGCAGCAGTTTCAATGGGAGAAGGCGGCAGCCTACGCGACAGCGTATGCCGAGTCGATCAAGCTAACGAGCGAGGAGCTGGAGCTGCTGCACTACGCGGTGCTGCTGCTGCCATGCAATCATATTTTGCACGGTGATCTGCACACCAAGCTTGCCCGAATTCAGTGGTTTATCGACAAGCGGGAGCAGGTAGCCAGACTGTTCGACGTGTAATCTTCATTCCTGTAACAACACAACAAAAAAAGCCCTCAATCTCACGCGGAGATTGGGGCTTTCTTGCATCATTCTACTCTCTTCCAAACGTTCTACACACGCTACACAGTCGCTTCCATCTTCTGCGCCGAATGCAGCTTGTAATATCTGCCGCGCTTTGCGAGGAGCTCGTCATGCGAGCCGCTCTCGGCGATGCCTTTGTCGGATACGTACATGATCCGGTCACAGTTCTTCACCGTCGAGAGTCGGTGAGCGATGATGAACGACGTCCGCCCCTTAAGCAGCTCATTCAGCCCCTTCTGGAGCAGCCGCTCGGTCTGAGCGTCGATGGACGAAGTTGCCTCATCGAGAATGAGAATGCGCGGATTCGCGAGCAGCGTTCGGGCGAATGAGATGAGCTGCTTCTGCCCTTGGGACAGCTTCGAGCCGCGCTCGTTCACCTCGGTCATGTAGCCTTTCTCGAATTCGCGGATGAATTCGTCAGCGCACACAGTCTTCGCAGCAGCAATTACTTCTTCCTCCGTAGCATCGAGCTTGCCGTAACGGATATTGTCCATAATCGTTCCTGAGAAGATAAAGCTGTCCTGCAGCATAATGCCCATCTGACTGCGCAACGATCTCAGCTGGATTTCGGAGAGATCATGGCCGTCGATCAGGATTTTGCCGCCGGTGATGTTGTAGAACCTTGAGATCAGGTTGACGACCGTTGTTTTACCGGCTCCTGTTGGGCCGACAAGGGCAACGCTCTCGCCTGCTTTAATATCGAACGACAGCTTCTCCAGAATGTTAACGCCCGGATCATAAGCGAACGTCACGTCGTCGAAGGTTACTCGGCCTTGAATCGGCGGAAGCTCTTTTGCGCCAGGCACATCATTGACGGTAACCGGCTCGTCGAGTGTCTCGAAGATCCGCTCCAGATAGGAGACGGCGTTGATGAAGCTGTTATACAAGTTTGAAATGTTCAGGATCGGCTGCCAGAAGCGCGCTGCATAGCTGCTCATCGCCAGAATGACGCCGAAGGTCGCTTCTTTCGGTCCAATCGCCAGCAACCCGACAAAATAAATCGCTGCCGTCACGAGCGTCGCTAAGTTATCGACCGAGAACGGCATCAAGAAGTTGTAATACATCGTTTTCATCCACGCGGAACGATAATTCGTGGACAGACGCGTGAAGGTCTCTTCGTTATGCTGCTCGCGAGTAAAGATCTGCGTGACGCGAATGCCGCTAATGCTCTCTTGCAGATAAGCGTTAAGGTTGGAGCTTTTGTTAGAGATGCTCTGCCACCCGCGGCGCTGCTTCGTCTTAATCATCAGGATGATGCCCATGAAGATAGGCAATCCTGCCAAAATAACGAGCGACAGCTTCACATCGACGGCGAACATGAAGATCGCGATGAAGAGCAGATTCAAGATCTCCAGGACAAGGTTGATAATCCCGTTGGACAGTACGTCGGATACCGAGTTGACGTAGTTGACGACGCGGATGAGGATCTTCCCTTGCGGGCGGTCATCGTAATATTGGAATGGAAGCTTCTGCAGATGCTTGAACAGATCCATCCGAATATCGAAGATAATATCTTGCCCGACACGGGTCATCATCCTTGAACGGATGGTAGCTAGAATAACGCTGACGACGATCGTGCCAAGCATGAGCATCGACCACCAGACTAGTGACTGCTTCTCCTTCGCTGGTATCGTAACGTCTACGATGTGCTGCATAATGAGCGGTGCGGAGAGCGAGATGCCAGCTGACAAGGCGCTAAGCACGAATGCGATAATCATGGGCTTCTGCTGACGTCTAATGTAAACGAGTGCCCGGCGGAAATGCTTGAGATTAAACGGTGATTCCAGATTCTCGTCGATATCGAATTTATTTCTTGCCATACTTCATCATGGCCTCCCTTCCTATACCCTCGTTCTGCAGCATAAATACATCGTAATAGTAGCCGCGTTTCTCCAGAAGCTCCGCGTGCGTACCTTCCTCAATGATGCGTCCGCCTTCGATAATCAGAATGCGGTCCGCCTTCGCTGTTGTGGATACACGCTGTGCAATGATGATCTTCGTGCAAGGGAATTCCAGCTCTCGCAAGCTCTTCTGGATATGCTCCTCGGTCTCAAGGTCGACGGCCGAGGTCGTATCGTCGAGAATCAGAATCGGCGGCTGCACGGCGATGGCCCGTGCCAATGCGATACGCTGCTTCTGTCCACCAGACAATCCGACGCCGCGTTCTCCGACAATCGTATTGTAGCTCTCCGGCATTTTGCGGATAAAGTCGTGTGCTGCAGCTAGCTTGGCGAACTTCGTCACGTCCTCCTCGGGCATGTCGGGGTCGCCAAACGCAATATTGCCGTCGATCGTATCGGAGAACAGCAGTACATCCTGTGTTGCCACGCCGATATTGCTGCGAAGCTCGTCGAGCTCCAGCTTGCGCACGTCGATGCCATCGACGAGTACGCGTCCTCGCGACACATCATAGAAGCGGGGAATGAGGTTAATAAGCGTTGTTTTGCCTGAGCCCGTTGCCCCCATGATCGCGATTGTTTCGCCGGGGTCCACGCTGAAATTGATATTTTCGAGCACCGTCGTACTGTCGTACTTGAAGCTCACGTTCTCAAACTTGATATAGCCATGGTAACGCTTCTTCGCGACCGCGTTATGTTCGTTGACAATGTCAGGGCTCGCGTAATAGACCTCGATGATTTTACTCAAGCTGGCAAAGAAACGCTGAATATCGTTGATGACGATACCAATGGTTCGCATCGGGTTAGACAACCCCCAGATAAGCGCGGAAAAAGCGGAAAATTCACCAAACGTTATACGTTCATCCATGACGAACAGACCGCCGACCAGCACGAGGATGACGAGGAACGCTTGAGAGAATATTTCTAAATAAGGGAAGTAGTCAAGCCAGACAAGAGCTGCGGCTTTGTTGGCTTTGGAATAATTGACGTTCTTTTCGGTGAACTTCTCGATTTCGAAGTCCTCGCGCGCGAACGCTTTGACGACTCGATTACCGGCGATGTTCTCCTGCGTAGTCGTATTCAGCTGGGAGAGCTTCTCCCGCAGATCGACATACATCGGGCGCACGCGCCGTGCGAAGATAAACGCAACGATACAAATTGGAGGCGACAGCACGAGCAGCCATAACGTCAGCTCAGCGTCGATGAAGAAGAAGTAAACGACAGCCGCTGCGAATACCGTCAGCGATTCGATGATCGTCTTAATGATCCATGCCAAGGAGTGACGCACCATCTCTAGGTCGCCGGTCATCTTGGTCATCAGATCGCCAGTACGGTTTCGATCGTAGTAGCGCATGTCCTGGCCTTGGATTTTGTTGTACAGATACACCCGGACACGGAACAAAATGTTCTGCGAGGTGCGCTCATACATCAGCGTTGTGAAATAAGACAGACTTGTTCTTAGCAAGGAAAAGCCGACCATGCCAAGTACAAGGCCGATTAAGAGTCCGCGTTCCGTGCTCAGATGCTGCGCCGCGCCGTCACCAGCGATAAAGTGATCCACGATGCGCTGCCCGATGTACGGATTAATAATGGTAAGCGATGATCCTACAACGGACAAGAATAGTGCGATAATGTACTTAACCCGATCCCCTTTCAGATTGTGCCATAGCCATTTGAACTGAAACATGTCATCACCGATTTCTGTTTTAGTCTGAATTGCCTCTAGAAAAACTAATGGAAATTATAGCACAAATGATTGGAAAGATTGTGGGGAATTTATATTGGATTGTGGTGTGTCGAAATTATGGCTGACCTCAGGACGGTGACTAGCTAACGAATCGTAGACACCTTATTCATTCGAATGCACGGCTCGAAAAAATGTAACGAACTACAGCGGCGCTATTCACCTCTTTTGCAGCCGAAAACAGCAAATTACTTCGAAATAACGTCTCTGGAATTCGTTACTTTCTCAAAGTGGGCTAAATACGATCAATAGCGATTCTGGAGTTCGTAAAATTATTTTACCCGTAAGCGGCCGCGAGAATTGCCCAAGATCACTTGCTTTGAGAAACGGTAATCACCCTTGCGGTGGTTGTTTCCTTCTATCTCCAAAGCAGGGATTTGTCGGATAGGGTCGAAACTGTTCACAGTGAAATCGGGCTTTTCATTGTTCTCAACGCGCCAGATTAATGATAGTGTAACGGTCGGTTTGCTATAATGTGTGAGATTGCAGGTAGTGCTAGAGTTCTTCAAGAGAGGAATTACATCCATAATGATAGAGCAAATAGAGTTATTTCAGGGGTTATCGCATGTCGATCAAGCGAGATTAATAGGGAAGCTTGTCACGGAGCACTATGAAGCAGGGGCAACGGTATTTGAGCATGGCGAAAGCGGAGACTATATGTACTTCATTCGAAGTGGTCGAATCGAGCTGTTCACGGTTGCCCCAGACGGCCGCAAGCATTCACTCACGGTGCTTGGGGAAGCGAGTGCCTTAGGCGAAATGGCTTTGCTGACAGGAGAGCCGCGTTCAGCGTCGGCAATTGCGGTAAGCGACGCCGTATTGCTGCGGATGAACAGAGACACGTTCAAGGAGCTGATCGACGACTATCCGTCCATCGCGACATATTTTATCCGGCTGCTTTCACAGAGACTTGTACGAACGAATCGCGATTTGGAAGCTTCCAAACGAGATAAGCAGGAACATTTGATTGAGGAGCTGGGCACACTCCCGGACTCAATTCGCTGGTGCCTGCTCTCTGCATCGATTGTTCCTGCATTTCATAAACAATGGGCGGAGCGGGAATATGGTATTACCTCTATTAATGAAGCGCTGGCAGACCGCCCACTCTGGCAAGCATACGTCCAGACCCTGGAGAACGATTCGGATTGGTTTGCCATTCATAGCTCCGTTAGAGGCGCATTATCGGAAGTATACGTCAGCAGCTACGGGGTTAAGGCGAAGAAAGAGCTGCTCAAGCGAACAGCTGAACAATATCTGAATGGTGATAAAAGGTACTACTACGCCGCGCAGCTCTACGTGGAGCAAGAAGATTGGGGGTCTGCTCTGGAGCTCATGCGCGGTTTGGACCTAGAAGGGACCGGCTACAGCCAGTCCGAGTCTGCGGATGAATATCGGATAAGCCGGCTGCTCGAATCGTGCCCGAATGACATCTTATTCCGTGAGTACGAGCTATTCATTCATTATCTGAAGGCCGGTTTGGAAGCAGAGGCAAGGGAGAGCGAGCTTGCTCGGCTTGAGCAAGCGCTCGGCCAAAGCTCGGTGTGCTTTACGAGTACGCAGACAGCCCAACTGTACGAGCTGGGAGCGGAGCTGTGCCACCGGCTTCAGCATCATCAGAAGGCAATGGAGTATCTGCAGCTCGCGGCGGCGGCGACAGCTTCGCCACAGCAGCAGGAAGAGGAGCGGAGCTTCCTTCTAGCCAAGCAAAATTTGGACCTGCTCCGATTGGCAGGCAAGGCGGAGAAGGCAGGCAAATGGTGGAGCCGAAGTCGGTTCGCCGGATGGATTGCCATTGCTCTTGCCTTAGCCAGCATCGGGTTCTTTCAATGGATGCCGCCTTTTGGAGGCTTATCGCATGAGGGGATGGTATTCATCGGCGTTGCGCTTGCCGCCGTTGTGCTCTGGATCGTCAATATCGTTCCGGATTACATTGTGGCATTATTCATGGCGATGTACTGGGTGCTGGCGAAGCTGGTCCCACCGGAGGTCGCCTTATCAGGCTATGCCTCTCCCACATGGATCTACATGCTGTGCATACTCGGGCTCGGTGCCGCTATCTCCAAGTCTGGCATCCTATACCGAGTATCACTTTATGCGTTAAAAGCATTTCCAAAGCATTACCAAGGCCAGCTCTGGGGGATGATGGCCAGCGGTTTGCTGCTTAATCCGCTTATTCCCTCTTCGTCTGCCAAGGTCGCGCTCGGCGTGCCGATTGCAGGAACGGTGTCGGAAGCGATGGGGTTTGCGCCGCGGAGCAAAGGCGCAGCCGGTCTCGGGCTTGCTGGCATGATCTTCTTCGGGTTTACAGCGCCGTTCTTCATGACCGGCTCTTATACGAATGTCATGGCCTATAGTCTTGTGGGCGAAGGCGCAGATGCACTGACATGGCTCAATTGGTTCGTTTACGCACTCCCTGCGCTGCTTGTCTTTCTAATTGGTATGTGGCTGTGGATTTCGCTGCGATACAAGCCGGAGAAAGGCGCGAAGCCTACTGTGTCCGAGGAAGTGCTTGAGGCGCAGCTTCGCATTCTCGGCAAGCTGACCAAGGAAGAGAAAGTGACGGCCGTCGTTACGCTTGGCTGTGTCGCGCTCCTTATGCTTCAGCCCGTTCATCATTTGGACAACGCATGGGTGATGCTGCTGGGCTTCGCGGCGCTCGTCATTAGCGGCGTACTCGATGCGAAGACGATGATGAATCGAATAGACTGGACGTTCTTGCTATTCATCGGAATCGCGTTCAGCTTTGCGGCGGTTGCATCCCAGCTCGGTATTACGGAAGTAACGACTGCTTGGGTAGGTTCGTTCATGCAGCCGTTTATGGCGAACCCTGCACTGTTCCTCGTTGCGGTTATCGTCATTTCGTCCATCGTTACGCTGGTCGTGCGGGATGATCCTGCCGTTATTTTGCTCGTCATCTCCATGCTGCCGCTAGCTAAGGAAGTCGGAATTCATCCATGGGTGCTCATTTTCGTTATTTTGCTAGCCACCGATCCGTTCTTCTTTGCATATCAATCACCGACGTATTTGACGGCGTACTACAGCACGAACGGGAAGCTGTTCAGTCATCGGCAGGCGCAGCTGGTTGCGGTAGGATACATCATTGTACTCATTACGCTTGCGGTTGCATGTATTCCGTATTGGAAGTGGCTCGGACTTATTAATTAGTTTGCGATCGAATAGGCCTTAGGTGCAGCTCATGTCGAACGCGCTCGCTTGCGCTAGCGGTTGTCATACTCATAGAGCTTTTTAGAGATTTAACGGTTCTCAGCAACGTTATGACTGAACAAGCTCCAGGCCTGAAGGCATGAAAAGCTCATAATTAAAGAAGAACCTCACGTTTGTAAAAAAACGTGAGGTTCTCTGATTTTTCTGCGGCATGAAAGCCGGCCAAATCACCTAATCCCATACCCCGGTGTCGCCGACTTAACCGCTGTCGCCTTGCTCTCGCCGCCACCTGCGTTCACGGCAGCTACCTTGTAATAGTACGTTGTGCCAATAGAGGCCGTCGTATCGGTGAATTTCGTGCCGTTTACCTTCGCGCCGATCGTCTCGTATGTCCCGCTGGCAGAGGTAGAACGCATGACATTATAGCCCGATGCATCTTTAACCGCATTCCAAGTGAGGATAACTTTGCCGCTGCCCACATCGGTATAGGCATTGAAGTTGCCTGGGACAGGCAAAATGACGAATTGACCGAGATCGATATTCGGATTAATCACCGTTATATCCGTAAGGTCCTCCTTATTCACAAACACGGCATTGCTAGCGTCGCTCTCGCCAGTGCTATCCACTGCCGTCACGATATAGGTGTATGTTTTGAACAGTCCAGCCGATGTATCCGTGAACGTCGTCCCGCTAACTTTATCGCCTACCGTCACATACGCTTTGCCGGAGCCGTCGGCGCGCTTCACGTTATAAGCG
This window harbors:
- a CDS encoding ABC transporter ATP-binding protein, with protein sequence MFQFKWLWHNLKGDRVKYIIALFLSVVGSSLTIINPYIGQRIVDHFIAGDGAAQHLSTERGLLIGLVLGMVGFSLLRTSLSYFTTLMYERTSQNILFRVRVYLYNKIQGQDMRYYDRNRTGDLMTKMTGDLEMVRHSLAWIIKTIIESLTVFAAAVVYFFFIDAELTLWLLVLSPPICIVAFIFARRVRPMYVDLREKLSQLNTTTQENIAGNRVVKAFAREDFEIEKFTEKNVNYSKANKAAALVWLDYFPYLEIFSQAFLVILVLVGGLFVMDERITFGEFSAFSALIWGLSNPMRTIGIVINDIQRFFASLSKIIEVYYASPDIVNEHNAVAKKRYHGYIKFENVSFKYDSTTVLENINFSVDPGETIAIMGATGSGKTTLINLIPRFYDVSRGRVLVDGIDVRKLELDELRSNIGVATQDVLLFSDTIDGNIAFGDPDMPEEDVTKFAKLAAAHDFIRKMPESYNTIVGERGVGLSGGQKQRIALARAIAVQPPILILDDTTSAVDLETEEHIQKSLRELEFPCTKIIIAQRVSTTAKADRILIIEGGRIIEEGTHAELLEKRGYYYDVFMLQNEGIGREAMMKYGKK
- a CDS encoding phosphotransferase, whose protein sequence is MNDVLTSLQRDRLTQQVASEYGFEEVRIVSFFEGYGSRFVALLHTNEGKYVLKANDHSAVHTKVAPVYEHLRASGFEGMIDLRSTAAGGLFIEFEVERNSDDTTCYLYPFIEGTSLSGSSELFVGVGHTLGRLHSIEAAPELPYWDLDSLIGDIVNDRLPNVPEPYRSNLLELPPGFSKLTMLPRSIIHGDVGESNGVYDAVSNRVILIDWDGCGIAPRIIDAAYPLFGLLDDQQQFQWEKAAAYATAYAESIKLTSEELELLHYAVLLLPCNHILHGDLHTKLARIQWFIDKREQVARLFDV
- a CDS encoding ABC transporter ATP-binding protein is translated as MARNKFDIDENLESPFNLKHFRRALVYIRRQQKPMIIAFVLSALSAGISLSAPLIMQHIVDVTIPAKEKQSLVWWSMLMLGTIVVSVILATIRSRMMTRVGQDIIFDIRMDLFKHLQKLPFQYYDDRPQGKILIRVVNYVNSVSDVLSNGIINLVLEILNLLFIAIFMFAVDVKLSLVILAGLPIFMGIILMIKTKQRRGWQSISNKSSNLNAYLQESISGIRVTQIFTREQHNEETFTRLSTNYRSAWMKTMYYNFLMPFSVDNLATLVTAAIYFVGLLAIGPKEATFGVILAMSSYAARFWQPILNISNLYNSFINAVSYLERIFETLDEPVTVNDVPGAKELPPIQGRVTFDDVTFAYDPGVNILEKLSFDIKAGESVALVGPTGAGKTTVVNLISRFYNITGGKILIDGHDLSEIQLRSLRSQMGIMLQDSFIFSGTIMDNIRYGKLDATEEEVIAAAKTVCADEFIREFEKGYMTEVNERGSKLSQGQKQLISFARTLLANPRILILDEATSSIDAQTERLLQKGLNELLKGRTSFIIAHRLSTVKNCDRIMYVSDKGIAESGSHDELLAKRGRYYKLHSAQKMEATV
- the kynU gene encoding kynureninase translates to MSNIQQDPNPYSIEYARKLDEQDELAPFRNEFYLSPDSIYMDGNSLGLLSKRAEQTLLEVLNAWKIQGIDGWTQGAHPWFYLSEKLAAMSAPLVGADAEEVIVTGSTTVNLHQLVATFYKPQGIRTKILADELNFPSDIYALQSQLKLYGYDPDEHLVRVASRDGRFLHEDDIIAAMTDEIALIVLPAVLYRSGQVLDMKRLTAEAHARGILIGFDGCHSVGSIPHQFSEWEVDFAFWCNYKYLNSGPGGTASLYVNRKHHGTSPGLAGWFGSRKDKQFDMEHQFHQAETAGAFQIGTPNILSMAPLLGSLELFAEATLEKLRQKSLHITRYMMDLIEHELSTFNFTIGNPLEDERRSGHVSLEHQDAARICKALKELQHIVPDFRAPNIIRLAPVPLYTSYSDVWETVQRLKTIMADKQYEKFANTRDVVA
- the kynA gene encoding tryptophan 2,3-dioxygenase, whose amino-acid sequence is MADTPAPQNPNNENLVSDFSKSMSYGDYLHLDQILSSQHRLSGHHDEMLFIIIHQASELWMKLILHELNAARSCVQQNNLEPAFKMLSRVSRIQQQLIQSWDVLSTLTPAEYMEFRHALGSSSGFQSYQNRLIEFVLGLKKPSVLAVYEHQQELHKQLTDAMNEPSIYDAAIGALAARGLPIDPEYLQRDWSQPYVENDSVREAWLTVYRDVEQYWDLYELAEKLVDIDSRQQQWRFNHMGTVERVIGFKRGTGGSSGVDYLKHIVSQRHFPELWSLRTVL
- the kynB gene encoding arylformamidase — protein: MTLIDISRPLMNGTPTWPGDTAFNYEVSWSKEQNGSVNVGKLTMSIHTGTHVDSPFHFDNDGRKITDLDLQLYIGSARMIDVSGRSSVGAEDLAAFDLDGVTRLLLRTSSWTNPDEFPAQITYLRADIAPFLQSKGIRLIGVDVPSVDPLDSKELAAHHGLHSHDIHILEGLALDHVAPGDYELIALPLPLVEADGSPVRAVLRPYTT